From a single Bacteroidia bacterium genomic region:
- the cas6 gene encoding CRISPR-associated endoribonuclease Cas6: MRIYIHTTPNTQMVPFNYQPQLVGALHKWIGINDLHDDLSLYSLSWLSHGQKTSRGFNFPEGCTFFISAPSQELIQQLIRGIQMDTEICYGMRAAEIVLKPTPDFGPMQTFFLQSPVLIKRTVETRTQFYFPQDAESDQLMTETLAHKLKKAGLGDLPVKARFDRTYRTARTKVADYKGIKNKGTLCPVVVEGDPKAVAFAWEVGLGNSTGIGFGAVR; the protein is encoded by the coding sequence ATGAGAATCTACATCCATACTACACCCAATACCCAGATGGTGCCCTTCAACTACCAGCCGCAGTTGGTGGGCGCCCTGCATAAGTGGATCGGAATCAACGATTTACACGACGACCTCTCCCTTTATTCGCTCTCCTGGTTGTCGCACGGGCAAAAAACTTCCCGGGGATTTAACTTTCCCGAAGGATGTACCTTTTTCATCAGTGCACCTTCGCAGGAGCTGATCCAGCAATTGATACGCGGCATACAGATGGACACGGAAATCTGTTACGGCATGCGGGCTGCGGAGATTGTGCTGAAACCCACCCCAGACTTTGGTCCGATGCAGACGTTCTTTTTGCAGAGTCCGGTGCTGATCAAACGCACGGTAGAGACCCGTACGCAGTTTTATTTTCCGCAGGATGCGGAGTCCGACCAATTGATGACAGAGACCCTGGCCCACAAGCTGAAAAAAGCCGGACTGGGCGACCTGCCTGTAAAAGCCCGGTTTGACCGTACCTACCGCACAGCCAGAACCAAAGTTGCCGACTACAAAGGCATCAAAAACAAAGGCACCCTTTGCCCCGTGGTCGTCGAAGGCGACCCCAAAGCCGTAGCCTTCGCCTGGGAAGTAGGATTAGGCAATTCGACAGGAATTGGGTTTGGGGCGGTGAGATAA
- a CDS encoding WYL domain-containing protein, with protein sequence MGQEPEDRTKIRLLRVMRALLERPFGYTKKELAERYSVSPDTIGHDLEAFQNAGFVIKYDKRYRYAFVEDKPLKALKNLLHFSEEELAILDQAIDQVSDHTRMREQLKRKLAALYDYHRLGHSYLRKPYLNKVDALQQAQNEKRRVILVDYHSSNSNVISDRIVEPFHVSPPDDMVHTYDLEKMDLRHFQISRIKRVKLLDEPWEHEGKHNVMPTDTFRIVDGNQVMVHLRIKVGAYNDLIERYPTAKGYIVEANEAEMFDFQAMVNHKFLGLINFILGNYHQGIEVLEPDSLITRLREEVKRMNF encoded by the coding sequence ATGGGACAAGAACCAGAAGACAGAACAAAAATACGACTACTCCGCGTCATGAGAGCGTTGCTGGAAAGGCCGTTTGGTTATACAAAAAAAGAACTGGCCGAACGTTACAGCGTAAGCCCCGACACAATTGGGCATGATTTGGAAGCTTTTCAGAATGCGGGGTTTGTGATTAAATACGACAAACGCTACCGATATGCTTTCGTAGAAGATAAGCCACTTAAGGCGCTGAAAAACCTGCTACACTTCTCTGAGGAGGAACTTGCCATTCTCGATCAGGCGATTGATCAGGTTTCTGATCATACCCGTATGCGCGAACAACTCAAGCGAAAGCTTGCCGCACTGTATGATTATCACCGGCTGGGACATTCGTATCTGCGCAAACCCTATCTCAACAAAGTAGATGCCCTTCAGCAGGCACAAAATGAAAAGCGGCGGGTGATACTGGTCGATTACCACAGCTCCAACAGCAATGTGATCAGTGATCGAATCGTGGAGCCTTTCCACGTCAGCCCGCCCGACGACATGGTCCACACCTACGATCTGGAGAAGATGGATTTGCGCCACTTTCAGATTTCGCGGATTAAGAGAGTGAAACTACTCGATGAGCCCTGGGAGCATGAAGGCAAACACAATGTCATGCCTACCGACACTTTTCGGATTGTGGATGGCAATCAGGTAATGGTACACCTCCGGATTAAGGTGGGCGCATACAATGACCTGATTGAGCGATATCCCACGGCAAAAGGATATATCGTAGAAGCCAACGAAGCCGAAATGTTTGACTTTCAGGCAATGGTCAACCACAAATTTCTTGGGCTTATCAACTTCATCCTCGGCAATTATCACCAGGGAATAGAAGTGCTGGAGCCTGATTCGCTGATCACACGTCTGCGCGAGGAAGTGAAGAGGATGAATTTTTAG